The proteins below are encoded in one region of Peromyscus eremicus chromosome 10, PerEre_H2_v1, whole genome shotgun sequence:
- the Grpel1 gene encoding grpE protein homolog 1, mitochondrial, with amino-acid sequence MAARCMRLARRSLPALALSLRPSPRLLCTATKQKNNGQSLEEDLGHCEPKTEPPSADKTLLEEKVKLEEQLRETMEKYKRALADTENLRQRSQKLVEEAKLYGIQGFCKDLLEVADILEKATQSVPKEEVSDSNPHLKSLYEGLVMTEVQIQKVFTKHGLLRLDPIGAKFDPYEHEALFHTPVEGKEPGTVALVSKVGYKLHGRTLRPALVGVVKEA; translated from the exons ATGGCGGCTCGGTGTATGAGGCTGGCCCGGCGCAGTCTCCCGGCGTTGGCGCTGTCGCTCAG GCCTTCTCCTCGCTTGTTGTGCACAGCTACGAAACAGAAGAATAATGGCCAGAGCCTGGAAGAGGACTTGGGTCACTGTGAGCCAAAGACAGAGCCACCCTCTGCAGACAAGACTCTCCTGGAAGAGAAGGTTAagctggaagagcagctgagggAGACCATG gAAAAATACAAACGAGCTTTGGCAGATACTGAGAATCTACGGCAGAGAAGCCAGAAGCTGGTAGAGGAGGCCAAGTTGTATG GCATCCAGGGCTTCTGCAAGGACTTACTGGAGGTTGCAGACATCCTGGAAAAGGCAACCCAGAGTGTTCCAAAGGAGGAGGTCAGCGACAGCAACCCTCATTTGAAGAGCCTATATGAAGGGCTGGTGATGACTGAAGTCCAGATTCAGAAGGTGTTCACAaaacatggcttgctcaggctcGACCCCATTGGGGCCAAGTTCGACCCTTATGAACATGAGGCCTTGTTCCACACCCCTGTGGAGGGGAAAGAGCCAGGCACTGTGGCACTAGTTAGTAAGGTGGGATACAAGCTGCATGGGCGCACCCTCAGGCCAGCTCTGGTGGGGGTAGTGAAGGAAGCTTAG
- the Tada2b gene encoding transcriptional adapter 2-beta encodes MAELGKKYCVYCLAEVSPLRFRCTECQDIELCPECFSAGAEIGHHRRYHGYQLVDGGRFTLWGPEAEGGWTSREEQLLLDAIEQFGFGNWEDMAAHVGASRTPQEVMEHYVSMYIHGNLGKACIPDTIPNRVTDHTCPSGGPLSPSLTTPLPPLDISVAEQQQLGYMPLRDDYEIEYDQDAETLISGLSVNYDDDDVEIELKRAHVDMYVRKLKERQRRKNIARDYNLVPAFLGKDKKEKEKTLKRKITKEEKELRLKLRPLYQFMSCKEFDDLFENMHKEKMLRAKIRELQRYRRNGITKMEESAEYEAARHKRERRKENKNLASSKRGKEDGKDGEFAAIENLPGFELLSDREKVLCSSLNLSPARYVTVKTIIIKDHLQKRQGIPSKSRLPSYLDKVLKKRILNFLTESGWISRDAS; translated from the exons ATGGCGGAGCTGGGCAAGAAGTACTGCGTGTACTGCCTGGCCGAGGTGAGCCCGCTGCGCTTCCGCTGCACCGAGTGCCAGGACATCGAGCTGTGCCCCGAGTGCTTCTCGGCTGGCGCGGAGATCGGCCACCACCGCCGCTACCACGGCTACCAGCTGGTGGACGGCGGACGATTCACTCTCTGGGGGCCTGAGGCGGAGGGCGGCTGGACCAGCCGCGAGGAGCAGCTGCTGTTGGACGCCATCGAGCAGTTCGGCTTCGGCAACTGG GAAGACATGGCTGCGCATGTTGGTGCTTCAAGGActccccaggaagtgatggagcaCTATGTCAGCATGTACATCCATGGGAACTTGGGCAAAGCCTGCATCCCTGACACCATCCCCAACCGGGTGACAGATCATACCTGCCCCAGCGGGGGCCCTCTCTCACCTAGCCTCACCACCCCTCTGCCCCCACTGGACATCTCAGTggctgagcagcagcagctgggctACATGCCACTGCGTGATGACTATGAGATCGAGTATGACCAGGATGCTGAGACACTCATCAGTGGGCTCTCCGTGaactatgatgatgatgatgtggagATCGAGCTCAAGCGTGCCCATGTAGACATGTATGTGCGGAAGCTGAAGGAGAGGCAGCGCCGGAAGAACATTGCCCGTGACTACAACCTGGTGCCGGCCTTCCTGGGCAaggacaagaaggagaaggagaagacacTAAAGCGAAAGATCACcaaggaggagaaggagctgcGGCTGAAACTGCGGCCTCTCTACCAGTTCATGTCCTGCAAAGAGTTCGATGACTTATTTGAAAACATGCACAAGGAGAAGATGCTTCGCGCCAAGATCAGAGAGCTGCAGAGGTACCGGCGCAACGGCATTACGAAGATGGAGGAGTCGGCCGAGTATGAGGCTGCCAGGCACAAacgggagaggaggaaggagaacaaAAACCTGGCCAGCTCCAAACGGGGGAAGGAAGACGGCAAGGACGGCGAGTTTGCAGCCATAGAGAACCTTCCTGGGTTTGAGCTGCTGTCAGATCGGGAGAAGGTTCTCTGTAGCTCTTTGAACTTGAGTCCCGCACGCTATGTGACTGTGAAGACTATTATAATTAAAGATCACCTCCAGAAACGACAAGGGATCCCCTCTAAAAGTCGCCTTCCCAGTTATCTGGACAAGGTCCTAAAGAAAAGGATTTTAAATTTCCTCACAGAAAGTGGGTGGATATCCAGGGACGCTTCCTGA